Genomic window (Zingiber officinale cultivar Zhangliang chromosome 2B, Zo_v1.1, whole genome shotgun sequence):
AGGATTCCACCTCCACATTTATCACCTTTTGTTGACAATGAGGCTGAAGGATATGTCCCTGAGTATGCTGAAACAATCAAGCGCCTGCAAGCTGCAGCTAAAAAAAAAGTGTTACCAATGCCAGGTCTGGAAAATCAAGATCTAAATGATCCTCAAACTCTTTTGGTTAAAGGAATAGTTGATAGGACGGAAGCTAATGAAACTGCTGAAAAGAAACGGAAGGTATTTGCATTATAGTCTTTTGTTTATGAAACACCACAGTTTTTCTATCCAAGGAATGATATAAGCTGGAGTTTTTTATACTGTTTATTACAGCTGATGATGCTTGAGAAGCAGTACCATGATGAATTGAATATGGAGCTTCAGGGAATAGCATACTCTTCTCTGAAGAATAAGAACCTGGATAACACAGTTGACAATGCCAAAGAAGATACTATTACTCCAACAGAGGAACCAGAAGACCTTTCACAGCTTACAATGTCACGTAAAAAGAGAAAACTCTATGAAGCAATGAAGGTACTGATTTGTGTTATTGCATATATGCTTCTACCCTTTATAAATACATTTTATCTGCTTTCACAAAATATTTGTTTTGCTCTCTGGTTCTGTAGGTATGCCTCTTTAATTGGTTCATATTACAAAATTCTTTATCTACATTGTTTTACTCTTATGTAACTCAAAATTTTAAGCTGTGAAGAAAGTAGATGATTGTGCTTCAACAGTTGATGCCCTTGCATAAGTTTCGTAGTTAGTTTCCTTTGTTTTGGCTTTGACTGTGCAGACAAAGTAAATCTTTTAGATTAACCAAATGTGGTAATTGTCATGTTTCAAATTTGATTTACATCTAATTAGATGGATTCAATTGACTGTTGTATGTTTGTTCACCTTTTAAATTTTTTCTGATATCCCATGTCATACGCCATTATTCAAATTCGACCTTAGCCATCATTCACTTAATATCATCAATTCCTTCTCTTAATTAATCTTTTTAATTGGGGGGCATTCAGCTTTAGTTAATGAATAGGAGAACTTGACTTCCAATTTGAACATGTTTTCTAACCATGATTCAATTCTTTCTAATACAAGGCTAGTTGTTCCCACCCTGTGTCACATCAAGGATCATCTTCAAAGAAAACGCATGTGACAAATATGCAGATACATGCACAATCACTTATAgaaactttaatttaattaattgtatcCAAATAGATATTATTTAAATGATGTTAGCAATTCATAAGAGACTATTTTGCACTGTAAATTTATAGCGTTCATAGAGAACTCAATCTGGGTCCACTGTATTAACATTTGGGGCTTGAATGTGTGGGCATTCATAAGCTGCCAAAATTTGAGTTCCCAAATGCTAAGCGTGCTTCAATACCAGCCGCTTTGCTGCCTGTTATCTGTATACCACTTTTTTCTCTGTAAGTTGGTTGCTTTACTGCACTTTATTTTCTTTCGGTATTGTCATACATGTTCTCATCGCTTAGTTACTTCataattttatttgtatttgtgtttCCTGGGCTAGAAAAATTACTTGAATTTTGTGGAAATTATGACTTTTAACTTTTCCACTTCCTGACAGATCGGTCAAGAACGCAAAAAGGATAAGGTTAAGCTTTTGCACGAGCGGAAGAAAAATGCAGAAGCCAGCAAAAAGGTTTAATTTATGCTGTCCCAACACTGCTCGTGGTTCCATGATGAACCCTCACTTATCACCCTCGGCAAATCATTTAACAGTACTACAAGTTATAGTTTTTCGTGGACATGACTGCTGATGACTGCTACTGTAATTAATGCAATTTTGCACCAACAAAATTCTACTATTCAATTGTCTTTAAAACAACAGAAATTAGATTATATGTCATCCTTCACATGGTGAATTTAGTTGGTCATGGTATTGTGGCATTCGTTTTACCAATAATTTTAGATCAATTTTCTAATCAATCTTCCCATCAGCAAGCTTCCTCTCTGAACCAACTTGTCATAATTGCTTCATTAATCATGCATGCCATGCAAAGGCCATCCTCGACGTCCCCACGCTTTATTACTAACAACCACAACGATGCGAATTATCATGTCTCAATTTAATGCAGTGGTCCAACTTGAAGGGACAGAAGCATCTCAATCAATCTACCTTTCCTTCATGTGGAAATCTGTAATTATAGCTCCTATGAGAGAAgagaattgcaaaaaaaaaaaaaaaaatacaaaatattcACTCATCTCTTTGCATAACTTCATTTGTATAGTAGGTATAGTGTTACACAATTAAAAATGAGCTTCAATGAATTCAAATCGACTACACTTTGAAGTGTATTTGGGTATCTCTCATCTGTATGTCTGCGGAAGTGATTAATGGAGTCCATATCATTCAGCTTGGAAAtcaaggaaaggaaaagagaCATCTCTCATCAATTCTCCCAACTCCCATTCCCCCACTCTAATGCTGCTTTCTCCACCCTCCCAATTCACCACCAGTCCACCTCCATCACCAGCACTGCTCTCACTGCTTTGCTGCACCATGTAATTCCCTTCAATGTTGCCACTGCTCACCATGCAATTCCTTCCAGTACTCCCATCAAGAGGAGGCACAAAGAGATCTTCATATCCTTCCATGATCCCTCCGCCTCCTCTTCCTTCCTCCATCACCATCATCCCTGTGCCGTAGGCCATGGCAACTTGATGAGCCACATTGGTGGGGGCTTCATGGAAGTAGGAGCCGTGGTCCAGTACTTGGGGAGCATTGCACCAGCTGAACTCAGGGAGAGGGAGTAGATCACAGTGGTCGGCTCTCGAGGAAGAGGACGAGGACAAGGAGTCGATGCACATGCTCTGACTCGGCTGGTCATGACCAAGGTTTCCGGCCGTCGCTAATTTGATCTCCTGTTCTGATCCAGAATTCTTTAGCCTCTTCTTGATGGTGGAGTTCCAAAAGTTCTTGATCTCGTTGTCGGTGCGGCCAGGCAATCGGGCTGCAATTTGTGACCACCTACACGATCGAGAAGCATGGTTAGGAATTAATCGAGATGGGTGAATTGAGGTAGAGAAGTTAGCGATGAATTAGGACCTGTTGCCGAGGATGGAGTGGAGGTGAACAATGAGGTCCTCTTCTTGGACGGAGAAGGTGCCACGTTTGAGATCCGGGCGCAAGTAGTTGATCCACCGGAGGCGGCAGCTCTTCCCGCACCGCTGCAAACCGGCATTCCTCGCGACGTCACTCCAACACCCTTGCCCATTCCTCATCATGTAGTTAGTCAGCTTCTCGTCCTCCTCCGGCGACCACAGCCCTTTCCTCAGCTTGCAACTATTGTTCCTGTTACCACTATTACCGCCGCCGCTGATCATAAGGTCATTGCCCGCCGGCAGGGCGTCGGCCGGCCTCCTCATTCTTCGATCTTAACAATTGATATGCATGGAGGAGGAGGCGATCGATCGCATATATATATACGCACAGTTAAGTGGAAAGTTGATGGCGATGTGGCAGGCCATTGCACTGTGAGCTTTGCTTACAACGCGGAGAAGAattgaagagaagagaagagaagagaagagatgatcaGCCTCCGTTAGGTGTCGTGTCGATCGACGAAGGAAACAACTCGGAGATCAATGAATAATGATCAATGAATCAACTCTCCAAATAATTGTTCTCTGTTcgtgcgagagagagagagagagagaaacagGTTAGTGTGAATTAAAGGGGGTACGGGTCTACTTGTCTTTGACTCCAGTTC
Coding sequences:
- the LOC122049259 gene encoding transcription factor MYB83-like — translated: MRRPADALPAGNDLMISGGGNSGNRNNSCKLRKGLWSPEEDEKLTNYMMRNGQGCWSDVARNAGLQRCGKSCRLRWINYLRPDLKRGTFSVQEEDLIVHLHSILGNRWSQIAARLPGRTDNEIKNFWNSTIKKRLKNSGSEQEIKLATAGNLGHDQPSQSMCIDSLSSSSSSRADHCDLLPLPEFSWCNAPQVLDHGSYFHEAPTNVAHQVAMAYGTGMMVMEEGRGGGGIMEGYEDLFVPPLDGSTGRNCMVSSGNIEGNYMVQQSSESSAGDGGGLVVNWEGGESSIRVGEWELGELMRDVSFPFLDFQAE